A genomic region of Aureimonas populi contains the following coding sequences:
- a CDS encoding sulfite exporter TauE/SafE family protein — translation MNLYLPIAEMSVNVFVLVGMGAAVGFLSGLFGVGGGFLITPLLIFYNIPPAIAVATGANQVIASSFSGALAHFKRGTVDFKLAGMLLAGGAAGSVAGVYLFTVLRRFGQLDLAVSLLYVVMLGVVGGLMMVESVQAMRRVHAGGSGEVKRPGHHNWVHRLPLKVRFKRSKLYVSAIPVLGLGFFIGVLAAVMGVGGGFIMVPAMIYLLRVPTSVVVGTSLVQVMFTAAVTTVLQAATNQTIDVLLAFLLMIGGVLGAQFGAEAGRKLRGDQLRALLALLVLSVAVRLLFELVTMPDELFSITLSTGEEL, via the coding sequence GTGAATCTTTATCTTCCCATCGCCGAGATGTCGGTGAACGTCTTCGTGCTCGTCGGCATGGGCGCGGCGGTGGGTTTCCTCTCGGGCCTGTTCGGGGTCGGCGGGGGCTTCCTCATCACGCCGCTGCTGATCTTCTACAACATCCCGCCCGCCATCGCCGTGGCCACGGGCGCCAACCAGGTGATCGCCTCCTCCTTCTCCGGGGCGCTCGCCCATTTCAAGCGCGGCACGGTGGATTTCAAGCTGGCGGGAATGCTGCTTGCGGGGGGCGCGGCGGGCTCTGTCGCGGGCGTCTATCTTTTCACGGTTCTGCGCCGCTTCGGCCAGCTCGATCTTGCCGTGTCGCTTCTCTACGTCGTCATGCTGGGCGTCGTCGGCGGGCTGATGATGGTGGAGAGCGTGCAGGCGATGCGCCGCGTCCATGCCGGCGGCTCCGGCGAGGTCAAGCGCCCGGGCCACCACAACTGGGTGCACCGGCTGCCGCTGAAGGTGCGTTTCAAGCGCTCCAAGCTCTACGTCTCGGCCATTCCGGTCCTCGGGCTCGGCTTCTTCATCGGCGTGCTGGCGGCCGTCATGGGGGTGGGCGGCGGCTTCATCATGGTGCCGGCCATGATCTACCTCCTGCGCGTGCCCACCAGCGTCGTGGTGGGCACCTCGCTGGTGCAGGTGATGTTCACCGCCGCGGTGACGACCGTGCTGCAGGCGGCGACGAACCAGACGATCGACGTGCTCCTCGCCTTCCTCCTGATGATCGGCGGCGTGCTGGGCGCGCAGTTCGGGGCGGAGGCCGGCCGCAAGCTGCGCGGCGACCAACTGCGCGCGCTGCTCGCCCTCCTGGTGCTCTCGGTGGCGGTGAGACTCCTGTTCGAGCTCGTGACCATGCCGGACGAGCTGTTCTCGATCACGCTTTCGACGGGCGAGGAGCTGTGA
- a CDS encoding TIGR02186 family protein has product MRRRLAALLAALLVALAPARAQEAETFEIGLSTDVISVGTNFAGSQLVVFGALDNADQRILRQGRYDIVVVLEGPRRPLVVRERSRFLGLWINRGAERFSDVPVSYSVSATRPLRDVAPRETLQQLSVGASNLPFNRVESGDIERAEYVAALNRLRAESGLYQSTHGTIQFVSNTLFRANLTLPADLPVGRHVVRAFLFREGAFLRNRSQDLWVRKTGFESRISNYAASNGLAYGLIAVALAFLVGWFGRILFKRD; this is encoded by the coding sequence GTGAGGCGCCGGCTCGCCGCGCTTCTCGCCGCGCTCCTCGTTGCGCTCGCGCCCGCCCGCGCGCAGGAGGCCGAGACCTTCGAGATCGGCCTTTCGACGGACGTGATCTCGGTGGGCACCAATTTCGCCGGCTCGCAGCTCGTGGTCTTCGGCGCGCTCGACAATGCCGACCAGCGCATCCTGCGCCAGGGCCGCTACGATATCGTCGTGGTTCTGGAGGGGCCGCGCCGGCCGCTGGTGGTGCGCGAACGGAGCCGCTTCCTCGGCCTCTGGATCAATCGCGGGGCGGAGCGCTTTTCGGACGTGCCCGTCTCCTATTCGGTCTCCGCCACGCGCCCCTTGCGCGACGTCGCCCCCCGCGAGACGTTGCAGCAGCTCTCGGTCGGTGCTTCGAACCTGCCCTTCAACCGTGTCGAGTCCGGGGACATTGAGCGCGCCGAATATGTGGCCGCACTGAACCGGCTACGCGCCGAATCGGGGCTTTACCAATCCACCCACGGCACCATCCAGTTCGTGTCGAACACGCTGTTCCGGGCCAATCTGACCCTGCCGGCCGACCTGCCCGTGGGGCGCCATGTCGTGCGCGCCTTCCTGTTCAGGGAAGGGGCCTTCCTGCGCAATCGAAGCCAGGACCTGTGGGTGCGCAAGACGGGCTTCGAAAGCCGGATCTCCAACTACGCCGCCAGCAACGGCCTCGCCTACGGGCTGATCGCCGTGGCGCTGGCCTTCCTTGTCGGCTGGTTCGGGCGCATCCTCTTCAAGCGCGACTGA
- the pdeM gene encoding ligase-associated DNA damage response endonuclease PdeM codes for MNRLRQRVANSGGEAVETALNGGRLVCDPSGVLYAPEERLLVVSDLHLEKSAAFARRGMLLPPYDTAATLALLGSALARYQPARVVCLGDSFHDRPGAALMPLPFRETLVSLMAGREWIWITGNHDPEPPAFLGGETREEVRIGPFVFRHEPSPFARMGEVAGHLHPFARVAGNGRSVRGACFASDGSRMVMPSFGVTTGGLNVLDRAFAGLFAVERAVAHVIGRTRVYPISFSSLCR; via the coding sequence ATGAACAGGCTGCGGCAGCGTGTTGCGAACAGCGGGGGCGAAGCGGTGGAGACGGCGCTGAACGGGGGCCGCCTCGTCTGCGATCCGTCCGGCGTCCTTTACGCGCCCGAGGAGCGGCTTCTCGTCGTCTCCGACCTTCACCTGGAGAAGAGCGCGGCTTTCGCGCGGCGCGGCATGTTGCTGCCGCCCTACGACACGGCCGCCACGCTTGCGCTTCTCGGCTCGGCGCTGGCGCGCTACCAGCCGGCGCGGGTCGTGTGCCTCGGCGACAGCTTCCACGACCGGCCCGGCGCGGCGCTGATGCCCCTGCCCTTCCGCGAGACCCTCGTCTCGCTCATGGCCGGGCGGGAATGGATCTGGATCACGGGGAACCACGACCCCGAGCCGCCGGCCTTCCTGGGCGGCGAGACGCGCGAGGAGGTTCGCATCGGCCCCTTCGTGTTCCGCCACGAGCCGAGCCCTTTTGCGCGCATGGGCGAGGTGGCGGGCCATCTCCACCCTTTCGCGCGCGTGGCCGGCAACGGGCGCTCGGTGCGCGGCGCCTGCTTCGCCTCGGACGGCTCGCGCATGGTGATGCCCTCCTTCGGCGTGACGACCGGCGGGCTCAACGTGCTGGACCGGGCCTTCGCCGGCCTCTTCGCGGTGGAGCGGGCCGTCGCGCATGTGATCGGGCGCACGCGCGTCTACCCGATCTCGTTCTCGTCATTGTGCCGATGA
- a CDS encoding peptidoglycan-binding protein, giving the protein MSSLTRTLEDLEARLGRLSHVHPDTVEARGGSDVPETLSAVPETPGAPAAERLRKMIEQRIAASRSGLEASSGIAIDAAAPPQAPGAKKPRRRKASSPALDRRFGTIAGEVEQLQLQGQTLQLISGVAEELQVLKAEIRQTMSGRDEAGFEALRTSFEELRALVGSQGQGGPQAGEIASILDRLSAMQAESVDRDALDQLRGEIDRVSHLVGEMARQDTVAAVNKRWDEFEARLSKHVELDGAAKRDLNAELERLRLSVGALASEEQIRAVESRWVEFESRYLDTVRGETQEHFTRLLKDELDTLRERIDALGAVGGPDGARMDALSGRMDEALGRLSGRLEQIEEALVALPDIFGIERLEGRIRALGEGIEALAARVDDADLEHFVILEERLDEISEALVASATRGEAAFDMAPIERIEARVADLAARLEKQAAQDAPEGLAERVAELSARIEAMSAEPRMDAVEAHMRAFSARIETAIAQIEQPTGTNEAFEARLSALSDRLEEAAAARVDDEVVRSLEAQIGRLAEQLSQSLPLSGASEADPALGQRLAAIEERLEAGRADVMTAARAAADEAVRQMREDGARREGEHVLSLSEDLRSLEALCRQTDDRSIQVFEAVHATLLKIVERLTTIEKEMAGGGAAPQPAPAAAPVVAAPTRVSEPEPVLDTASVALDAPFVRASAPADEAPGEARGLRAAIARHFGGRGTASAAPNPADRLRADKAQAGDAEAPARAELADTPSIDAADSIFSREANRPLEPGSGAPDIASLLERVRQQQSGKGDAEPVAKADFIAAARKAALAAAAEAETLSSAPGEEGPAPKGTGRHRKPILMAVGAVLLALMAMPLGRSFLEERVAQAPADDIVVSAVPSLPQPAEPATSEPASASETQSSVVSATQPEPVPQAEPAAPPVAEAPAVLPASAPEEGASGSATPAVELAEERLDPAAQTQPANAEAATAEAPGAPDASLLLAALEKLPGSARGDLPAAPSAIGTTPLVAAAEGGDPRAIFEIGLRLLEGRTGTPRPAEALDWFAHSAALGFAPAQYSLGTLFEKGNGVDRNATAARDWYTLAAEAGNVRAMHNLAVLYATGIDGRSEPETAARWFVEAAERGMRDSQYNLGILHARGAGVAQDLGQSYKWFQIVGRAGDADALAKAQEVAKALNGEELAALDEEIAAWTPTERVEAANAVDIPSEWAGEPQTTASVDMTRAIRNVQAILAKLGYDAGVPDGIVGERTTQAVRAFQKDNGMPESGEIDEALIRELLERNV; this is encoded by the coding sequence ATGTCGTCGTTGACCCGGACCCTGGAAGATCTGGAAGCGCGTCTGGGACGCCTCTCGCATGTGCACCCTGATACGGTGGAAGCGCGCGGTGGCTCCGATGTTCCCGAGACGCTGAGCGCCGTGCCGGAGACGCCCGGCGCGCCGGCCGCCGAGCGCCTGCGCAAGATGATCGAGCAGCGCATCGCCGCCTCCCGTTCCGGGCTCGAGGCTTCCTCCGGCATCGCCATCGACGCCGCCGCCCCGCCCCAGGCGCCGGGCGCGAAGAAACCGCGTCGGCGCAAGGCGTCCTCGCCCGCGCTCGACCGCCGCTTCGGCACCATCGCCGGCGAGGTGGAGCAGCTCCAGCTCCAGGGCCAGACGCTCCAGCTCATCAGCGGCGTGGCCGAGGAGCTTCAGGTTCTCAAGGCCGAGATCCGGCAGACCATGAGCGGTCGCGACGAGGCCGGTTTCGAGGCGCTGCGCACCTCCTTCGAGGAATTGCGGGCGCTCGTCGGCTCGCAGGGGCAGGGCGGACCGCAGGCGGGCGAGATCGCCTCTATCCTCGACCGCCTGTCCGCCATGCAGGCCGAGAGCGTCGACCGCGACGCCCTCGACCAGCTTCGGGGGGAGATCGACCGCGTCTCGCATCTCGTCGGCGAGATGGCGCGCCAGGATACGGTGGCCGCCGTCAACAAGCGCTGGGACGAGTTCGAGGCCCGGCTGTCGAAGCATGTGGAGCTGGACGGCGCGGCCAAGCGCGACCTCAATGCCGAGCTGGAACGGCTGCGCCTCTCCGTCGGCGCCCTGGCGAGCGAGGAGCAGATCCGCGCGGTGGAAAGCCGCTGGGTCGAGTTCGAATCGCGTTATCTGGATACTGTGCGCGGAGAGACGCAGGAGCATTTCACCCGCCTTCTGAAGGACGAGCTGGACACGCTGCGCGAGCGCATCGACGCGCTTGGCGCGGTGGGCGGGCCGGACGGCGCGCGCATGGACGCGCTCTCCGGGCGTATGGACGAGGCGCTCGGCCGCCTCTCCGGGCGGCTCGAGCAGATCGAGGAGGCGCTGGTCGCGCTGCCCGACATCTTCGGGATCGAGCGGCTGGAAGGGCGCATCCGCGCGCTCGGCGAAGGCATCGAGGCGCTCGCGGCGCGGGTGGACGATGCCGATCTCGAGCATTTCGTGATCCTGGAAGAGCGGCTGGACGAGATTTCCGAAGCGCTGGTGGCCTCCGCGACGCGGGGCGAGGCCGCCTTCGACATGGCGCCGATCGAGCGGATCGAGGCGCGGGTGGCCGATCTGGCCGCCCGCCTCGAGAAGCAGGCCGCGCAGGATGCGCCGGAGGGACTGGCCGAGCGAGTCGCCGAACTCTCCGCCCGCATCGAAGCTATGAGCGCCGAGCCGCGCATGGATGCCGTCGAGGCGCATATGCGGGCCTTTTCGGCGCGGATCGAGACGGCGATCGCGCAGATCGAGCAACCGACCGGGACGAACGAGGCGTTCGAGGCGCGCCTGTCCGCGCTCTCGGACAGGCTGGAGGAGGCCGCCGCCGCGCGCGTGGACGACGAGGTCGTGCGCTCGCTGGAAGCGCAGATCGGGCGGCTGGCCGAACAATTGTCGCAGAGCCTGCCCCTTTCCGGCGCATCCGAGGCCGACCCGGCGCTCGGCCAGCGCCTGGCCGCCATCGAGGAGCGCCTCGAGGCGGGCCGCGCCGATGTGATGACCGCCGCGCGGGCCGCCGCCGACGAGGCGGTGCGCCAGATGCGCGAGGACGGCGCGCGCCGCGAGGGCGAGCACGTGCTCAGCCTTTCGGAGGATCTTCGCAGCCTGGAGGCCCTTTGCCGCCAGACCGACGACCGTTCCATCCAGGTCTTCGAAGCCGTCCATGCGACGCTTCTGAAGATCGTCGAGCGGCTGACGACCATCGAGAAGGAGATGGCGGGCGGCGGCGCTGCCCCCCAGCCGGCTCCCGCCGCCGCGCCCGTCGTGGCGGCGCCCACGCGCGTCAGCGAGCCGGAGCCCGTTCTCGACACGGCGTCGGTCGCGCTCGACGCGCCCTTCGTGCGGGCCAGCGCGCCGGCGGACGAGGCACCCGGCGAGGCGCGCGGGCTCAGGGCGGCGATCGCCCGGCACTTCGGCGGGCGAGGCACGGCAAGCGCGGCGCCCAACCCGGCCGACCGCCTGCGCGCGGACAAGGCGCAGGCCGGCGATGCGGAGGCGCCCGCGCGCGCCGAGCTGGCCGATACGCCCTCGATCGACGCCGCCGACAGCATCTTCTCGCGCGAGGCCAACCGCCCGCTGGAGCCCGGTTCCGGCGCGCCCGACATCGCTTCCCTCCTGGAACGCGTACGCCAGCAGCAGAGCGGAAAGGGCGATGCCGAGCCGGTGGCCAAGGCGGACTTCATCGCCGCCGCCCGCAAGGCGGCGCTTGCCGCAGCGGCCGAGGCCGAGACGCTGAGCAGCGCGCCCGGCGAGGAGGGCCCCGCCCCCAAGGGCACGGGCCGGCACCGCAAGCCGATCCTCATGGCCGTCGGCGCGGTCCTGCTGGCGCTGATGGCCATGCCGCTCGGGCGCAGCTTCCTGGAGGAACGGGTGGCGCAGGCACCTGCGGACGACATCGTGGTGTCCGCCGTTCCCTCGCTCCCCCAGCCGGCCGAGCCCGCCACCTCCGAGCCGGCCTCCGCCTCCGAGACGCAATCCTCGGTCGTCTCCGCCACGCAGCCGGAACCCGTGCCGCAGGCCGAACCGGCCGCACCCCCGGTTGCCGAGGCTCCGGCGGTGCTGCCGGCCTCCGCGCCGGAGGAGGGGGCGTCCGGGTCCGCGACGCCCGCCGTCGAACTGGCGGAGGAGCGGCTGGACCCCGCCGCGCAGACCCAGCCCGCGAACGCCGAGGCAGCGACCGCCGAGGCGCCGGGCGCCCCGGATGCGTCGCTCCTGCTCGCGGCTTTGGAAAAGCTTCCCGGATCGGCGCGGGGCGACCTGCCGGCCGCGCCTTCGGCCATCGGCACCACGCCCCTGGTGGCCGCTGCCGAAGGGGGAGACCCGCGCGCGATCTTCGAGATTGGACTGCGCCTTCTGGAGGGCCGCACGGGAACGCCGCGTCCGGCCGAGGCGCTGGACTGGTTCGCCCATTCGGCCGCCCTCGGCTTCGCGCCGGCGCAGTACAGCCTCGGCACGCTGTTCGAAAAAGGCAACGGCGTGGACCGCAACGCCACGGCGGCGAGGGACTGGTACACGCTGGCCGCCGAGGCGGGCAATGTGCGCGCCATGCATAATCTCGCGGTGCTCTACGCCACGGGTATAGACGGTCGTTCGGAGCCGGAGACGGCGGCCAGATGGTTCGTCGAGGCGGCCGAGCGGGGCATGCGCGACAGCCAGTACAATCTGGGCATTCTCCATGCGCGCGGCGCGGGCGTGGCGCAGGATCTCGGCCAGTCCTACAAATGGTTCCAGATCGTCGGCCGGGCCGGTGACGCGGATGCGCTTGCCAAGGCCCAGGAAGTGGCCAAAGCGCTGAACGGCGAGGAGCTGGCCGCGCTCGACGAGGAGATCGCGGCCTGGACGCCGACCGAGCGGGTGGAGGCGGCGAACGCCGTGGACATCCCGTCCGAATGGGCCGGCGAGCCGCAGACGACCGCCTCGGTCGACATGACGCGGGCGATCCGCAACGTCCAGGCGATCCTCGCCAAGCTCGGCTACGACGCCGGGGTTCCGGACGGGATCGTCGGAGAGCGGACGACGCAGGCCGTGCGCGCTTTCCAGAAGGACAACGGAATGCCCGAGAGCGGCGAGATCGACGAGGCGCTGATCCGCGAGCTTCTCGAGCGCAACGTCTGA